Below is a genomic region from Lonsdalea populi.
CTCAATAATTGAACCGTCCAGCGTTGCCGGACTGTGCGCGGTGATCTGGATGTACAGCTTAGGCAGGGCGTCTCCGATGGCCGGCTGGGTTTTGGAAACCAGTTCGGCAATATTCATCTGGTGGGAGTCAAACAGGTCGGTAAAGCGCTCAATGATGTGGGGGGAGTCGACGACCTCAACCTTGACCCATACCGCGGCAGGCATAGGCGGACGTGCATGCGACTCCGTGCGTTTCATGACGATCAACAGTTCCAGCTCGGCGCCGACGATCGGCAGCGTGGACTCGATCCGGGCGATGGCGTTCCAACTGCCGGAAAGGAGCATGATAAAGGTGAACTCTTTGCCCAGCATGGCAAGACGGCTATCTTCGATGTTGCAGCCGCTGCTGCTGACATGACGCGTAATCGTGTTGACGATGCCGTTGCGATCGGCCCCCAGCGCGGTGATGACCAGATAGTGTTCTTGAGGGCTAGGCAAAATGGCGCTTCCTGTTCAATGTGTTGAGATCTACATGGTACACATAAAAAAAACCGGCTGCCAAGCGCAGACAACGGCGCTTGCGCGCTTGCTTTTGCATGGGCGTCAAAAGTACCATGAGGCACTTGTTTTTGGAGGGGATGGCCAATGTTTACGGGAAGCAGTGTTGCTCTGATTACACCGATGGACGCCAAAGGCGCGGTCGATCGTGCGGGTTTAAAAAAATTAATCGATTATCACGTCGCCAGCGGAACATCGACGATTGTTTCGGTAGGGACCACCGGAGAGTCTGCCACGCTGAGCCACGACGAGCATGCGGAAGTGGTGATGTTGACGCTGGATATGTGCGGCGGACGCATCCCGGTTATCGCCGGCACTGGCGCTAATTCCACGGCGGAAGCCATCTCCCTGACCCAACGTTTCAACGACAGCGGCATCGCGGGTTGTCTGACGGTAACGCCATACTACAACCGGCCGACTCAGGAAGGGCTGTTCCAGCACTTCAAAGCGATTGCTGAACATACCGACCTGCCTCAGATCCTCTATAATGTACCCTCCCGTACCGGCTGCGACCTGCTGCCGGAAACCGTTGCCCGTCTTGCCGCCATCAAAAATATTGTCGGAATTAAAGAAGCTACGGGGAACTTAAGCCGGGTGACTCAGATCCAAGCACTGGTCGATGACGGCTTCGTGCTGCTGAGCGGCAATGACGACATCGGTCTGGACTTCATGCAACTGGGCGGTCACGGCGTGATTTCCGTGACGGCGAACGTTGCCCCCCGTGAAATGGCGGAAATGTGCTCGCTGGCGGCGCAAGGCAACTTTATTGAAGCCCGTCGTCTTAACCAACGGCTGATGCCGCTTCATCAGAAACTGTTTGTAGAACCCAATCCGATTCCGGTGAAGTGGGCCTGTAAGGCATTGGGATTGATAGCGACCGATACGCTGCGTCTGCCGATGACGCCTCTGACTGAAAGCGGTCGTGAGGCGGTAGGGCAGGCGTTAAAGCAGTCTGGTCTGCTGTAATCGTTAGGGAGTTTGAATGAGTTCTTCATTGCAAAAGTCAATGGTGGCAACTGTGGTCGGCCTTTCGCTGATCGCGCTGCTGACAGCCTGTACCAACGATCAGCGCTATAAGCGTCAGGTCAACGGTGATGAGTCCTACCTGCAGACGCCGGAGCACCGTGCGCTGAACGTCCCATCCGGTATGATTCTGCCGTTGCAAAACGGCGACTACGATTTGCCGCCGATTAATCCAAACGGTCAGGTGGGCAAAAATCTGGATATTCGTCCGCCGATGCAGTCGCTGGCGCTGCTGAACGGCTCACGCGGTCAGGTGAGTGGAAATACCGCGACCCTGCTGCTGGAAAACAGCGCTCAGAATAGCCAGCTGTGGTCCCAGATCGTTCAGGTGATGCAGTCCAAAGGCTACACCATCGACAACCGTCAAGATGCCAGCCAGACGCTGACCACCGGTTGGATCAGCTGGAATTCCGAAGAAGAAAAAGAAGCGCCTTATCAGGCGCGCTATGAAGTGTCGTTGAAGCCTCAGGGTTATCAACTGGCGCTGGGCGTGAAGCTCCTCGCCCTGCAGCAGAACAATGCGTCGGTGGACGATGCCTTCCTGACGCAGCGCTATACGAGCCAGATGATAAACTCGTTGTCCGATGGCCTGGAGAAGGCGGTGTCCGCCCGTGAAAATGCGCAGTCTCATCGCGGAAGTCAGTCTCTGGATGTTCAGAGCGCCGCCGATGATGCCGGTCTGCCGTTGATCGTGGTGCGCGGAAGCTATGTTCAGGTCTGGGACCGTTTGCCGAAGGCGTTGGAAAATATCGGTATGACGGTGAACGATCGCAGCCGTCCTCAGGGCTCGGTCTCCGTGACCTATCGTTCGCCGGGCAGCGACCGCTGGGATGCGCTGGGTGCGAAAGATCCGCAGATGACGAACGGGGATTACAAGCTGCAGGTCGGCGACCTCGGCAACCGCAGCAGCCTGCAGTTCATCGACTCGAAAGGTCGTCCCCTCACCCAGTCGCAAAACGACGCGTTGGTGGCGGTGTTCCAGGCAGCGTTTAATCGATAAGTGTTCAGGGCCGGAAAATCCGGCCCTTTTTTATTCTATTGTCAACGCATTAATTATCACGGGCCATGCGCGGATGGCCCTCACTGTGTGGAGTAATAAAGATGCAAAAGCTAGCTGAGTTGTATCGCGGAAAAGCGAAAACGGTTTACACCACGGAAGATCCCGATCTGCTGGTGCTGCAATTTCGCAATGATACGTCAGCGTTAGATGGTCAGCGCATTGAGCAGTTTGATCGTAAAGGGCTGGTGAACAACAAATTCAACCATTTCATCATGAGCAAGCTGGAAGAAGCGGGTATCCCGACTCAGATGGAGCGTCTGCTGTCCGATACCGAAGTGCTGGTGAAAAAACTGGATATGGTGCCGGTCGAATGTGTGATCCGCAACCGTGCCGCGGGCTCGCTGGTAAAACGTCTCGGCATCACAGAAGGCGAAATTCTGAATCCGCCGCTGTTCGACCTGTTCCTGAAGAACGACGCCATGCATGACCCCATGGTCAACGAATCCTACTGTGAGACCTTTGGTTGGGTGAGCGAGAAGCATCTGACGCGCATGAAAGCGCTGAGCTATCAGGCAAATGACGTGCTCAGCAAGCTGTTCGACGATGCCGGGCTGATCCTGGTGGACTTCAAACTGGAGTTTGGTCTGTTCAAGGGCGAAGTGGTGCTGGGCGATGAGTTCTCGCCGGATGGCAGCCGTCTGTGGGACAAAAACACGCTGGATAAGATGGATAAAGACCGTTTCCGTCAGAGCCTGGGCGGTTTGATTGAAGCCTATGAAGAAGTTGCCCGCCGTATCGGCGTTTCTTTAGACTAAAAAAGCAAACGTTTTCGTTTCGCCGTCAGGAAGTGAAAAACCTGACGGCGCTCCCATCGCTCTACTGAATTACCACTCTGACTGAGATTGATCCCCGGTCCTATCATGATCGGTGGTATTATTGCCCGCCGTATTTTCTGCTTTTCCCCGCAAGGAATTTTCATGGCCTATCTAGACCCGACGCTATTGATTTTGCTGGCTCTGGCCGCGCTCGGCATCATCAGCCACAACATGACCGTGACGCTAGCCATTCTGGCGTTGCTGGCGGTACGTATCACGCCGTTGAACAACTACTTTCCCTGGGTGGAGAAATACGGTCTGACCGTCGGCGTACTGGTATTGACGATCGGCGTGATGGCCCCCATCGCCAGCGGAAAAATCAGCGCGGGTGACGTCATGCACTCGTTCCTGCACTGGAAATCGCTGCTGGCGGTGCTGATCGGCGTGATGGTTTCCTGGCTGGGCGGGCGCGGTGTTGCGCTGATGACAAACCAACCTTCCGTCGTGGCCGGGTTGCTGGTCGGCACGGTCATGGGCGTGGCGCTATTCCGCGGCGTACCGGTCGGACCGCTGATTGCGGCCGGGTTGCTGTCTTTGCTGGTCGGTAAAGGCGGCTGACGTTTTGTCGGAGACATCGATCCCCGCAATCGGCGCGCTTGTCGCCGCGCAATCGACGCTGTCGCAGGCGGGTATTCGCCGCGTGCTGGCGATCAGCGGCGATCGGGAATGGTGCATAAAACAGGCCCGGACATTGCGGCAGGCGCTGCCCGGCGACTGGCTATGGGTCGGCAACACGGTGTCGGAATCAGTGATGGCGCCGTCTCAACTGAAAGGGAAGCTGGGGCAGGAGTTCCTGCACGCCGTCTTTGACGCGCACGAGGGATTGGATGCCGAGGCGCTGGCGATTCTGGCGGGCACCCTCAAAGCCGGAAGTTGGCTGCTGCTGTTGGTTCCGGACTGGGAAGCCTGGCCCCACAGTCCGGATACGGACAGCCTACGCTGGAGTGAAAGTGCGGCACCTATCGCGACGCCCGCGTTCATCCGTCGTTTGCGTGAGGCCCTGCTGTCCGACGGCGAAGCCGTAGTTTGGCGTCAGTCGATGCCGTTGGCCATGACGCCGCTTCGCGCGCGGCCAGCCTGGCATGCGCCGGACGGCAGGCCCACGCCAAGGCAACTGGATATTTTGCAGCAGTTACGGGCCGCCCGGCATGCGGCCTATGTCATCACCGCTCCGCGAGGACGAGGGAAATCGACGGTCGCGGGTCTGTTCGCTCAGCAATGTCGCGAACGCTGTTGGGTGGTTGCGCCCTCCCGTGCGGCCAGCGATGTCTTGCTGCGTCAGTCGGGCGACGCGACATCGTTCTGGTCGCCAGATAGCCTGTTGGCGCACTGCCGTCAGCATAGCGGCGGCGCGGAGTGGCTGTTGATTGACGAGGCGGCGGCGATCCCATCTTCAGTCCTCAATGAAATGTTGTCC
It encodes:
- a CDS encoding glycine cleavage system transcriptional repressor translates to MPSPQEHYLVITALGADRNGIVNTITRHVSSSGCNIEDSRLAMLGKEFTFIMLLSGSWNAIARIESTLPIVGAELELLIVMKRTESHARPPMPAAVWVKVEVVDSPHIIERFTDLFDSHQMNIAELVSKTQPAIGDALPKLYIQITAHSPATLDGSIIEPAFHQLCTELQAQGSISVVNYPQHEKRDGE
- the dapA gene encoding 4-hydroxy-tetrahydrodipicolinate synthase, producing the protein MFTGSSVALITPMDAKGAVDRAGLKKLIDYHVASGTSTIVSVGTTGESATLSHDEHAEVVMLTLDMCGGRIPVIAGTGANSTAEAISLTQRFNDSGIAGCLTVTPYYNRPTQEGLFQHFKAIAEHTDLPQILYNVPSRTGCDLLPETVARLAAIKNIVGIKEATGNLSRVTQIQALVDDGFVLLSGNDDIGLDFMQLGGHGVISVTANVAPREMAEMCSLAAQGNFIEARRLNQRLMPLHQKLFVEPNPIPVKWACKALGLIATDTLRLPMTPLTESGREAVGQALKQSGLL
- the bamC gene encoding outer membrane protein assembly factor BamC; translation: MSSSLQKSMVATVVGLSLIALLTACTNDQRYKRQVNGDESYLQTPEHRALNVPSGMILPLQNGDYDLPPINPNGQVGKNLDIRPPMQSLALLNGSRGQVSGNTATLLLENSAQNSQLWSQIVQVMQSKGYTIDNRQDASQTLTTGWISWNSEEEKEAPYQARYEVSLKPQGYQLALGVKLLALQQNNASVDDAFLTQRYTSQMINSLSDGLEKAVSARENAQSHRGSQSLDVQSAADDAGLPLIVVRGSYVQVWDRLPKALENIGMTVNDRSRPQGSVSVTYRSPGSDRWDALGAKDPQMTNGDYKLQVGDLGNRSSLQFIDSKGRPLTQSQNDALVAVFQAAFNR
- the purC gene encoding phosphoribosylaminoimidazolesuccinocarboxamide synthase, translating into MQKLAELYRGKAKTVYTTEDPDLLVLQFRNDTSALDGQRIEQFDRKGLVNNKFNHFIMSKLEEAGIPTQMERLLSDTEVLVKKLDMVPVECVIRNRAAGSLVKRLGITEGEILNPPLFDLFLKNDAMHDPMVNESYCETFGWVSEKHLTRMKALSYQANDVLSKLFDDAGLILVDFKLEFGLFKGEVVLGDEFSPDGSRLWDKNTLDKMDKDRFRQSLGGLIEAYEEVARRIGVSLD
- a CDS encoding DUF441 domain-containing protein; this encodes MAYLDPTLLILLALAALGIISHNMTVTLAILALLAVRITPLNNYFPWVEKYGLTVGVLVLTIGVMAPIASGKISAGDVMHSFLHWKSLLAVLIGVMVSWLGGRGVALMTNQPSVVAGLLVGTVMGVALFRGVPVGPLIAAGLLSLLVGKGG